A genomic segment from Terriglobales bacterium encodes:
- a CDS encoding phage portal protein: MNIKDGLFGALRRLGGGALAAKPEKRRTIALPSILTTYATPTNALPKPTPSNLRKFAETPVARKAINTIKDRIAGMHWRVQPRKGRALSELPAGPERVQALTEALEAPNPDDSFRSFAEQVLEDIIVGGFGAAEIVATADPNRPVVLWPVDGATIRMRSDWDGQPNSPRYVQVTGRYGPEGNIVLNDEDLMYVRLNPRTHTPFGLGRVEVAFETINEFLGAHRYAARLASNTVVQYALWLQDLTPSHHERLIRWWQDEIEGTGRVPILSVEQKPEVLRFGGGTDADLRLEWQSFLLRVIADAFDLPPMFLGLEHDVNRSTAGQLSNDAFQNAVVPSARLFAEHITRDVISKKLGWNDLEFAFTDLDTTNAREQAEIDEILLRNGVLTVNEVRDMRGLAPLPTRSA, from the coding sequence ATGAACATCAAAGACGGATTGTTCGGCGCCCTGCGCCGGCTGGGCGGAGGTGCGCTCGCCGCCAAACCTGAAAAGCGGCGCACCATTGCCCTGCCCTCAATCCTTACAACCTATGCAACGCCGACAAACGCGCTGCCCAAGCCCACGCCTTCGAACCTGCGCAAGTTTGCTGAGACGCCGGTGGCGCGCAAGGCGATTAATACGATCAAGGACCGCATTGCTGGCATGCACTGGAGAGTGCAGCCGCGCAAGGGACGCGCGTTGTCCGAATTACCTGCGGGTCCTGAGCGAGTTCAGGCGCTGACGGAGGCGCTCGAAGCGCCCAATCCGGACGATTCCTTTCGTTCCTTCGCGGAACAGGTGCTGGAAGACATCATCGTGGGTGGGTTCGGAGCGGCGGAGATTGTGGCCACAGCTGACCCCAATCGCCCGGTGGTCTTGTGGCCGGTGGATGGCGCGACCATTCGCATGCGTTCCGACTGGGACGGTCAGCCGAACTCGCCGCGTTATGTTCAGGTGACCGGCCGCTACGGTCCGGAAGGCAACATCGTTCTGAACGACGAAGACCTGATGTATGTGCGGCTGAATCCCCGAACTCACACTCCATTCGGACTGGGCCGGGTAGAGGTGGCGTTTGAAACGATCAACGAATTTCTGGGCGCTCATCGTTACGCCGCCAGGCTGGCGAGCAACACCGTAGTGCAGTACGCACTGTGGCTGCAGGATCTGACGCCGTCGCATCATGAACGCCTGATCCGCTGGTGGCAAGACGAGATTGAAGGCACGGGGCGAGTTCCGATTCTGTCGGTCGAGCAGAAGCCCGAGGTGCTGCGGTTCGGCGGAGGCACCGATGCCGATCTGCGTCTGGAATGGCAGTCCTTTTTGTTGCGCGTCATCGCTGATGCTTTCGACCTGCCACCGATGTTTCTGGGATTGGAGCACGATGTGAACCGCTCCACGGCGGGGCAGCTCTCCAACGATGCTTTTCAGAACGCGGTTGTTCCCTCCGCTCGTTTGTTCGCGGAACACATCACGCGCGATGTGATCAGCAAGAAGCTGGGATGGAATGATCTGGAATTTGCCTTCACCGACTTGGACACGACCAATGCCCGCGAGCAAGCAGAAATTGACGAGATCCTGCTGCGCAATGGCGTGCTTACGGTGAACGAAGTACGAGACATGAGGGGTCTGGCACCGCTGCCAACTCGTTCAGCCTGA